Proteins encoded together in one Triticum dicoccoides isolate Atlit2015 ecotype Zavitan chromosome 7B, WEW_v2.0, whole genome shotgun sequence window:
- the LOC119338662 gene encoding phytosulfokine receptor 2-like: MNPMAKCYLMFFLLLAVLLPEARATSCHPDDLRALLDFAGSLNGGGVLLRATWSGATCCSWEGVGCDAASGRVTVLRLPRRGLGGPIPGTSLAGLTQLEELDLGSNNFHNISGVLTMLRGCQNLTTLILTKNFGGEELPGDSIIGGFKSLEVLVLGDCALKGRVPEWLSQCKKMEVLDLSRNQLVGTIPSWIGELHHLSYLDLSNNSLVGEVPKSLARLKGLATAGHSEGMTFTNMPLYVKHNRSTLGRRLNELPNVITGTNNVVRSGRNNVVSGNDNTVIFGDENTVSGNNHAVYGNHNTVSGNNHVVSGSKHVVSGSRHGVTGSSSVVSGFNNGVSGINHVVSGSNNVVSGSNNVVSGMNHIVVGNNKVVSGA; this comes from the coding sequence ATGAATCCCATGGCCAAATGTTACCTCATGTTCTTCCTCCTTTTGGCGGTTCTCCTGCCGGAGGCGCGCGCGACTTCGTGCCACCCCGACGACCTCCGTGCGCTGCTGGACTTTGCCGGGAGCCTCAACGGTGGGGGTGTCCTCCTCCGTGCCACGTGGTCCGGCGCCACATGCTGCAGCTGGGAAGGCGTGGGCTGTGACGCCGCTAGCGGCCGTGTCACGGTGCTACGCCTCCCCAGGCGAGGCCTCGGGGGACCCATCCCAGGAACCTCTCTTGCAGGCCTTACGCAGCTTGAGGAACTCGACCTCGGCTCCAACAACTTTCACAACATCTCAGGGGTGCTCACCATGTTGCGTGGGTGCCAGAACCTCACCACGTTGATTCTCACCAAGAATTTTGGTGGTGAAGAGCTACCCGGCGATAGTATTATTGGTGGGTTCAAGAGCCTCGAGGTGCTGGTCCTTGGTGATTGTGCTCTCAAGGGCAGGGTTCCGGAATGGTTGTCTCAATGCAAGAAAATGGAGGTGCTTGATTTGTCTCGCAACCAATTGGTCGGCACCATTCCATCGTGGATTGGTGAGCTGCACCACCTTTCCTACTTGGATCTCTCAAATAATTCATTGGTTGGCGAGGTACCTAAGAGTTTGGCACGACTAAAGGGCCTCGCCACCGCTGGGCATTCAGAGGGCATGACTTTCACTAACATGCCATTGTATGTGAAGCATAATAGAAGCACACTGGGACGACGACTTAACGAGCTCCCAAATGTCATAACAGGGACCAACAATGTTGTGAGATCCGGGAGAAACAATGTTGTATCCGGAAACGATAATACTGTCATATTTGGGGATGAAAACACCGTATCTGGGAACAACCATGCGGTATATGGGAATCACAACACCGTATCCGGGAACAACCACGTCGTATCTGGGAGCAAGCATGTTGTATCTGGGAGCAGGCATGGTGTAACTGGGAGTAGCAGTGTCGTATCTGGGTTCAACAATGGCGTATCTGGGATCAACCATGTCGTATCTGGGAGTAACAATGTCGTATCTGGGAGCAACAATGTCGTATCTGGGATGAACCATATCGTAGTTGGGAATAACAAAGTTGTATCAGGAGCTTAA